In a single window of the Euryarchaeota archaeon genome:
- a CDS encoding 4Fe-4S dicluster domain-containing protein — translation MKHGMVIDLDACMGCRACMMACKIENNTQEAEFWMHVFRFEEGEYPDSKVTFLPRPCQHCDNAPCVKVCPVGARFKREDGLVLTDFERCIGCRYCEVACPYGVNYFNWKAPEKRQYMDWHDPSIVAVTGGAVPPYKNPDHDKRFGPDGRLVSGSGHYKGVMEKCTFCVHRLDKGLQPACVANCPVDALIFGDLDDPNSSVSKLLAKNKSFRLLEEAGTSPRVHYIGGTPPTAESRPIETVKGRL, via the coding sequence GTGAAGCACGGCATGGTCATCGACCTCGACGCCTGCATGGGTTGCAGAGCGTGCATGATGGCGTGCAAGATCGAGAACAACACGCAGGAGGCGGAGTTCTGGATGCACGTCTTCCGCTTCGAGGAGGGCGAATACCCCGACTCGAAGGTCACCTTCCTTCCTCGTCCCTGCCAGCACTGCGACAACGCGCCTTGCGTGAAAGTCTGCCCCGTCGGCGCCCGCTTCAAGCGCGAGGACGGGCTGGTGCTCACCGATTTCGAGCGTTGCATCGGGTGCCGCTACTGCGAGGTCGCTTGCCCCTACGGCGTCAACTACTTCAATTGGAAAGCACCCGAGAAGCGGCAATACATGGATTGGCACGATCCCTCGATCGTCGCTGTTACGGGAGGCGCGGTTCCCCCGTACAAGAACCCCGACCACGACAAGCGCTTCGGTCCTGACGGCCGGCTCGTCTCGGGCAGCGGCCACTACAAGGGTGTCATGGAGAAGTGCACTTTCTGCGTGCACCGGCTTGATAAGGGACTCCAACCCGCGTGTGTCGCCAACTGCCCGGTGGACGCCCTCATCTTCGGCGACCTGGACGATCCGAACAGCTCCGTCTCGAAACTTCTCGCCAAGAACAAGAGTTTCAGGCTCCTCGAGGAGGCAGGCACGTCGCCCCGCGTCCACTACATCGGCGGCACTCCGCCCACCGCGGAGTCGAGACCCATTGAAACGGTGAAAGGGAGGCTCTAG